The Coccinella septempunctata chromosome X, icCocSept1.1, whole genome shotgun sequence nucleotide sequence TCATTATAGTATATCTAAAAAGAATAAgattagaaattgaaattttttctacaatatGAAAATGATACTAATAGGATACCTTCACTTCAGGGGAGGGAGTATGATGAAGTTCCACTATAAAATATGCTGCAAAGTTAGGTTTGAGTATGTCAGTAAAGCCAAGTGTGCGTAAAATGTTGACTAAAGTTATATCATGACCAGAATATAGAAACAATTTCGTAAAATTTGCATTAGTTGATGCTATCTCCATATCCTCtagaattttcttcaaaaaaggaCCTGAAAGATTCAAAACAGAAATAACaacaaaaataatgaaacgGATTTCTCATACCtcctttcattttcttcataaaGTCTGTTTCTGTGAAAGAGGCAAGCGAAAGGACAGCAAGGTGTTTCATTTTGGCAGGGAAAACTTTCTCAGTCCATCCCGGCAAAGTGAAATTGTGTAATTCTTCAATTTCTAATGTATTATAGAGCTCTTCTACCTTTCTTATCGTGTCAACGTTGATGCCTGTGTGTTCTGTTAGATATTCAAACAGTTCGGCGTTTTcttctaatatttttttatatttggcCGAAGTAAATAACTTCGCATACGAATCGTcatatttttcacatttttgtttCGCGGCTATCAACTGAAACACGCATCTTATACATATTTGAATGAGGAATCAAGAACCGTAGGTTTTATAATACGCTAGAACGTGTGGTAAGCTAGTGCATTTGGCTGACGCAGAAGAGTGGACCTCTTCtgatgcccatgactaccttaatAACATAGTCATAGTTTTttggcatttggctaccttatAATAGAGTCATAGTTACATTTTGCAACTATGATTCATCTACGAAAGCCAAATGCCCATGATTGATGCTGTATCACCATACTTCGTACTACCAGGAGTTCGAGCATACCTCTCGTTCTAACTCATTTTGAAACCTATGgtctgaaatttttatttcgaattttcgaTTTGGTTGTTAGTGGCAACTGACATTGTCTTCATTTCTGGGCTTGTAACTGATCGGAATTGGCTGCCAAAGTAGTTCAGGATTCCAAATCTGCTCATTCTTGGGAATGAAAAATCCACTATTGAATAGTTGGGCACTCATCAGGCATCTGTCGGAATAGCTACTCAAAACCTTCACTTCATCAGGTGCGAAATGATCCGACAAGTAGCAGGAATACTTATGTTTCATTCGTTGACCCAAATTGTGCATTTGCAACTTTCCTCTCTGGAGAATATAAACGAAATAAATAAACCACGCAGCTCAAGTTCCGATTCTTTACTCACATTGGTGAGGTATCCCAAACCATCTGACCAAAATGATTTATATGGATCACTTGGAAAAACCATCGAAGGGCTTCTTTCGCCATGCCTGAATATCTAGCGGAAAAATATGAACATTTTGGCttccaaaaaatcgaaaaattccatttccaatAGGAAATTTCTGATTTACAATCACTGTATGTATGCCTCCTGATAGATATGCATCTGTATGGATAATTATCCATACAAATGCGTAGCTACCTATTGGAGAAAGCTTCACGGATGTTCAGTTTATTCCTACTGTACTCATTAACAAACAGTTACATACAGTATCAACCGATACATAGTATATTTGTTGCATTATGTATTTGTATACTACTATTCCAACACATTAACTCAATGAATCGGTAGAAATAACCTGTATTGCCTATTTATAGCGATATATATGACATATCGCCACAAGAATGGCAAAAAACGTTTGGATGGGAAACTCACCAGGTGAACTTGTTTTAAGGTTGTGCAATTAGTATTGACAGAAATGTGGAACAAACACGAGAACATAAAAGTATTGATAGTGATATATAAATAGTTCATTTTCTACGGAGATTGTGAATTCTCAGTAACTGACAAAACATGTTATCGTAATAATTAAATAGATTAATTTTCTCGGTTGTTTATTCTTGTAGGCAACCACAGTATCATATTGAGGTGAAATGGTGTAGGGGATAAGGTTCAACAGCATCATTGAACAAAATCAGATACTTTCATCCGAAAGAATCTATTTTTTACATGAATGAGTAAACATTCCCTACTTTCGAATAAAAGCTGAAAAAACTCGAAGGGCAGATGAGAGGGGAAAGCACAGAGGCAGCAACATTTTTTGTCCTTGCTGGAAAGCATCGATTTCTGTTAAATCACTCAATTCCATAATGTCCCAGCACTAAACCCCTTTCCTATCAAATCAAGGCATTTGTGTGATATAAAGCTGCCGCTCTCTACGTGTTATTAAACAAAAACGCATGCGTGCCAGTTTGAATCGATAGTGTTTCACGTGCGGTGGAGGGTGTTTCATCATCCCTCCAGTTAAAATTTATATTGGCAAATCCCTATGATGGGTCCTATGGGGTGcagaatagggggtgagatgcAGTTAGTTATGTTTAATGGAAAATCAATACAACTGCCCCAAAGAGATGTCCGTGTAGTTTTTTGAATAGGGAGGTCTAGTGCGCCTCAAATTCAAAACAAACTTTGTTCGTTGTTTGGTCGAATGAGTGTGTGAGAAACAAAATTGTTCTCGATTAAAACACGGATAAATTGTCAACAGGTATAAGTCACATGGCTCGCATGCTTTAAGATTTGAGCTTGTTGACAAC carries:
- the LOC123322087 gene encoding prostatic acid phosphatase, with protein sequence MNYLYITINTFMFSCLFHISVNTNCTTLKQVHLIFRHGERSPSMVFPSDPYKSFWSDGLGYLTNRGKLQMHNLGQRMKHKYSCYLSDHFAPDEVKVLSSYSDRCLMSAQLFNSGFFIPKNEQIWNPELLWQPIPISYKPRNEDNLIAAKQKCEKYDDSYAKLFTSAKYKKILEENAELFEYLTEHTGINVDTIRKVEELYNTLEIEELHNFTLPGWTEKVFPAKMKHLAVLSLASFTETDFMKKMKGGPFLKKILEDMEIASTNANFTKLFLYSGHDITLVNILRTLGFTDILKPNFAAYFIVELHHTPSPEVKIYYNDCGWCKERELKLKNFEHSCTLKDFKEQFESLIPENWQKDCKW